In the genome of Ostrinia nubilalis chromosome 30, ilOstNubi1.1, whole genome shotgun sequence, one region contains:
- the LOC135086075 gene encoding H/ACA ribonucleoprotein complex subunit 4, with protein MTDVLPPGGEVFSEKKKKKNKEGVSLGAYQKLGDFKIEPSESVSKLDTAYWPLLLKNFDRLNVRTNHYTPLPFGHSPLKRPITDYIKSGFINVDKPSNPSSHEVVSWIKRILKVEKTGHSGTLDPKVTGCLIVCIDRATRLVKSQQNAGKEYVAVFSLHSAVESIKKVTQGLEKLRGALFQRPPLISAVKRQLRVRSVYDSKLLDFDQERNIGVFWVSCEAGSYIRTMCVHLGLMLGVGGQMIELRRVRSGIQGEKEGMVTMHDILDAQWAYENHKDETYIRRVIKPLEGLLIAHKRIFIKDSAVNAVCYGAKVLLPGVLRYEDGIEIDQEIVIVTTKGEAVALAIALMTTSTMASCDHGVAAKLKRVIMERDTYPRKWGLGPKASQKKQLISQGKLDKYGKPNENTPSEWLNSYVDYKPPKSKSENAENGDAEEETTRKRTASTANADDPNNSTELKSEKKKKKKKRDQEEAADGDATMDGTTEDADDSARKEKKKKKKKDREQERQDE; from the coding sequence ATGACGGACGTGCTACCACCCGGCGGGGAAGTCTTCTCcgagaagaaaaagaagaaaaataaggAAGGAGTGTCGCTGGGAGCCTACCAGAAGCTTGGGGACTTCAAGATCGAGCCATCGGAGAGCGTGAGCAAGCTAGACACTGCGTATTGGCCGCTGTTACTGAAGAATTTCGACCGACTCAATGTGCGCACTAACCATTACACGCCTCTGCCTTTTGGCCATTCGCCTCTGAAGCGGCCCATCACCGATTACATCAAGTCTGGATTCATCAACGTGGACAAGCCGAGCAACCCGAGCTCCCACGAAGTCGTGTCATGGATAAAACGTATTCTGAAAGTGGAAAAAACCGGGCATTCGGGCACGCTCGATCCGAAAGTGACAGGTTGTCTGATCGTGTGCATCGACAGGGCGACGAGACTCGTAAAATCCCAGCAAAACGCCGGAAAAGAGTATGTTGCTGTCTTCAGCTTGCATTCTGCTGTGGAAAGTATAAAAAAAGTCACACAAGGACTGGAGAAACTCCGTGGCGCGCTGTTCCAACGGCCTCCACTAATATCGGCTGTGAAGAGACAGCTGCGAGTCCGGTCTGTGTACGATAGCAAACTACTGGACTTCGATCAGGAACGTAACATCGGTGTGTTCTGGGTGAGCTGTGAGGCTGGTTCGTACATCCGTACCATGTGTGTGCATCTGGGCCTGATGCTGGGCGTTGGGGGCCAGATGATCGAGCTTCGTCGAGTACGCTCCGGCATCCAAGGCGAGAAGGAAGGTATGGTGACGATGCATGATATTTTAGATGCGCAATGGGCGTATGAAAATCACAAAGATGAGACGTACATTAGGAGAGTTATAAAGCCACTGGAAGGCTTGTTAATTGCACACAAAAGAATTTTCATCAAGGACAGTGCGGTGAACGCTGTGTGTTACGGAGCGAAGGTGCTGCTGCCTGGTGTACTGAGGTACGAAGACGGTATAGAAATAGATCAAGAAATTGTAATCGTCACCACCAAAGGCGAGGCTGTGGCTCTGGCGATTGCGCTTATGACCACATCAACGATGGCTTCGTGCGATCACGGCGTCGCAGCGAAATTGAAGAGAGTCATCATGGAGCGTGACACATATCCCAGAAAGTGGGGCTTGGGACCCAAAGCATCCCAGAAGAAGCAGCTTATTTCGCAGGGAAAACTTGATAAATATGGAAAGCCTAACGAAAACACGCCATCGGAGTGGCTAAACAGTTATGTCGACTACAAGCCCCCCAAGAGCAAGAGTGAAAACGCTGAAAACGGTGACGCAGAAGAAGAAACTACGAGGAAAAGGACAGCGAGCACTGCTAATGCTGACGACCCCAACAATTCGACTGAGCTGAAGtcagagaaaaagaaaaaaaagaaaaaacgcGACCAAGAGGAAGCCGCAGACGGTGATGCGACCATGGACGGCACGACAGAAGACGCCGATGACTCTGCAcgtaaagaaaagaaaaaaaagaagaagaaagacaGGGAACAAGAGAGACAGGACGAATGA